TCACCGGCAGGTTCTGACGGGCCGACAGGTACGGCGCCAGGAACCGGACATCATCCGTCAGCAGGTAGCCGCGCACACCGGTCGCGGCGCGCTCCAGCTGCACGCTGACGCTCTCGATATCAGACTGCAGACGCAGCGTGCGCCTCACCTCGTTCTCGGCCGTCACCTCCCGCCCACTCACGACCAGCAGGGCCGCGAGCGACACCAGCAGCGCCAGCAGCGGCAACGTCATGGCAATCAGGCCCTTGACGGCCAACGTCTGATCCAGCCACAGCGACGCCACGCGGGCACGCACGCCCGGACGCGTCACGGGGCGATCAGACCCAGCGTCATGGCGCGCACGACCGCCTCCGTCCGGTCAGACACCCCGAGCTTCCCGAGAATGCGCTCCACATGAATCTTGGCCGTGCCGGGCCGAATGCCGAGCTGACGGGCGATCTCCGGGTTGCTGTGCCCGCGCGCCACGAGCGTCAGCACCTGCTGCTCCCTGGGCGTGAGCGCCTCGGTCAGCCCCGCCTGACCGGGCAACTGCTGCGCCAGGAACCGCGAACGCCAGTACTCCGCGTCCCGCCGCGCCAGCGCGAGATCACGCGAACACTGCAGCGCCGTGATGAGCGCACCCGCAAATGCACCCAGCACGCCCAGACACGCCAAATCCTCCGGACCGGGTGCACGGACCGGTCCGGACGTGAACAACAGCAGGACGCCCGCACCGCCCACCGGGACACTCAGCAGCGCGGTCCCGTCCGGCAGGACCTGAAACGCGGGGCGGTCCATGCCCCGCTCCGCGTCCGGCACCACCTCCGGGCCCGGACCGCTCGGCAGGACCGCACGCACCTGCCAGGCCAGCGCTCCCCACTCCAGGGCCCGGCCGCACTCCAGGGCGCTGTGACGCGACACGGCGTCCAGAGCGGCACGCCACACGTCCAGCGGTTCGGT
The window above is part of the Deinococcus aquiradiocola genome. Proteins encoded here:
- a CDS encoding helix-turn-helix transcriptional regulator: MTRGQQTQGAMMGDLRSLYRAAQAQGTRFQLLLDFGEVTRAFTEPLDVWRAALDAVSRHSALECGRALEWGALAWQVRAVLPSGPGPEVVPDAERGMDRPAFQVLPDGTALLSVPVGGAGVLLLFTSGPVRAPGPEDLACLGVLGAFAGALITALQCSRDLALARRDAEYWRSRFLAQQLPGQAGLTEALTPREQQVLTLVARGHSNPEIARQLGIRPGTAKIHVERILGKLGVSDRTEAVVRAMTLGLIAP